The genomic stretch GGCCAGGCCGGCCCGTTCCTGGCGCACCGTCACGGCAACCGACTGCCCCGCCGTGGCGCGCACCACCCACTCCATCTTGAGCAGGTCCTCCGTGGGATCGCTCGTCCATCCCACCGGCGCCGAGCTCTTGTAGGCGCGCCCCTCGATGTGGCCAAACTCGTCGCGCATCTTGCCCATCTCCAGCGAGGCGCCAGCGAAAAGGGCGATCTCCGCCACCACCGGGCGGGCCAGCCGGCGCTCGAGCGCGCGCTTGGTCAGGTAGGTCGGCAACCAACCCTCGTTGGCCACCACGACACGCACGCGATAGGCCCCCACGCCGAGCGACGTTGCCTCGGCGCGTCGAATCACCAATCGGGGCGACAGCAGCGTCTGCCACACGATCCAGGCGGGGAACCGCGCGATCTCCGCTTCTAGACACTGCGGCGGCGGGTTGCGGAAGCAGTACTGCACGTCCCACCCACCGATCTCCACCGGGCCGAGCTGAGGATGCTCGAACGGGTACCAGTCCACGTAGCCCGCCCCGCCGAGAGCCTCGTCGCTCCAGCGAAGAAGCTTCCGATCGTCCTCGACCGGGTGTTCACGATACCAGTCGATGTACTTGTAGTCCGCGATGCCGGCCTGGCGCTGCGGGCTCCAGATCTCCACGGTCCACGCGAAGAGCCCGAGATGATCGTACATCCAGTCGTCGAAGACGCCGGTGATGACCTCTTTCGGGTGATAGCGAAACTCGTGGTAGACGGAGATGGCCGGGTAGCCGGTCACCTCCTTGCCCTTCTCGCCGATCCGCTGATACGTCCACAGGTCCTCGGCCGGGAACTCCTCATCGCTCTGCGTCCCGTAGGGCCGCAGCAGTAACCCCCCGTAGGTGTGAAACGCGACACCGCCGGTGATGTTCGGATGGCTCGTGATGAAGGCGACCAGGGCTCGGATCTCCGGCTCGCTGGTGGGGTAGGGCCCCGCGCCGTGCTGCTCGGTCTCCTGCCGCCAGTGGGCCGGAAAGTTGCGGTTGAGGTCGAGGCCTTCCTTACTGCGCTGAACGTGGATCGAAACGCCGTCCCAGCTCTCTAGGATACCCTCCGGCAGGAGTCTGTAGTAGCGCCCTCCCGTCTCGACCGGATCGCGCCGCACGAGCAACCGCGGCTCCTCCGCGTCGACCTTCCACGGTCCGTTCGCGTCCGCCACGCGCATC from Chthonomonadales bacterium encodes the following:
- a CDS encoding carboxypeptidase; amino-acid sequence: MPYDDLAGAIHALAARRPDLCQVESIGKSHEGRAIWCATVTNGATGPASEKPAFWVDGNIHATEVSASAACLYLLHTLLEGHGHDPQVTRCLDTRALYVVPRVNPDGAEAFFADKPRFLRSSTRPYPFDEEPLEGLRREDVDGDGRSLTMRVADANGPWKVDAEEPRLLVRRDPVETGGRYYRLLPEGILESWDGVSIHVQRSKEGLDLNRNFPAHWRQETEQHGAGPYPTSEPEIRALVAFITSHPNITGGVAFHTYGGLLLRPYGTQSDEEFPAEDLWTYQRIGEKGKEVTGYPAISVYHEFRYHPKEVITGVFDDWMYDHLGLFAWTVEIWSPQRQAGIADYKYIDWYREHPVEDDRKLLRWSDEALGGAGYVDWYPFEHPQLGPVEIGGWDVQYCFRNPPPQCLEAEIARFPAWIVWQTLLSPRLVIRRAEATSLGVGAYRVRVVVANEGWLPTYLTKRALERRLARPVVAEIALFAGASLEMGKMRDEFGHIEGRAYKSSAPVGWTSDPTEDLLKMEWVVRATAGQSVAVTVRQERAGLARADIALP